The Clostridium sporogenes region AATTTATGTAATCCGCCCATTTTTTTAACAACTTCATCTCCTGGTCTTAAATGAAGATGATATGTATTAGATAATTCAACTTGACATCCTATTTCCTTTAAATCCATAGATGATACTGCTCCTTTTATGGCCGCAAGAGTTCCAACATTCATAAATACAGGAGTCTGTATCACACCATGAGGAGTTGTAAATTCTCCTCGTCTTGCATTTCCTGATTTTTTTAACAATTTGTACATACTTACACCTCTTTTTCCTTAGGGATTAAGCTTCTATTAATATTATTTAATAAACATAGCATCTCCAAAGGAGAAGAATCTATATTCCTTTTCTACTGCCATATTATATGCATTCATTATATTGTCTCTTCCTGCTAATGCAGACACTAACATTAGTAATGTAGATTGTGGAAGATGAAAATTAGTAATTAAAGCATCCACTACTTTATATTTATATCCTGGATAAATAAATATATCTGTCCATCCTGATTGCTCCTTTACTTTACCTTCTATGTCCCCTATAGTTTCCAATGTTCTACAAGAGGTAGTTCCTACTGCTATAACTCTTCCACCCTTTTCTCTTGTAGTATTTATTATTTTAGCAGTTTCTTTATCCATTTTATAATATTCTGAATGCATAATATGCTCTTGAATCTCTTCTACTTTAACTGGCCTAAAAGTTCCTAATCCTACATGTAAGGTTAAAAAGGCTAATTTCACACCTTTTTCTTTTATTTTTTCCAAAAGTTCCTCTGTAAAATGAAGTCCTGCTGTAGGAGCTGCTGCTGATCCCTCTTCCTTTGAATAAACTGTTTGATACATTTCTTTATCATCTAGCTTCTCCTTTATATATGGAGGTAGGGGCATTTGTCCTAGTTGATCTAATATTTCCTCGAAAATACCTTCATAATAAAATTTTACTATTCTACTTCCTTCTTCCCCCATTGCTATAACTTCTGCTTTAAGCTCTCCATTACCAAATAT contains the following coding sequences:
- the queA gene encoding tRNA preQ1(34) S-adenosylmethionine ribosyltransferase-isomerase QueA, which codes for MKVKDFDFYLPEELIAQHPMEKRDEARLLVLDKKTGEIEHKIFKDILDYLTPNDCLVLNNTRVLPARLIGSKEETGGKMEFLLLKRTGNDEWETLVKPGKRAQIGAKFIFGNGELKAEVIAMGEEGSRIVKFYYEGIFEEILDQLGQMPLPPYIKEKLDDKEMYQTVYSKEEGSAAAPTAGLHFTEELLEKIKEKGVKLAFLTLHVGLGTFRPVKVEEIQEHIMHSEYYKMDKETAKIINTTREKGGRVIAVGTTSCRTLETIGDIEGKVKEQSGWTDIFIYPGYKYKVVDALITNFHLPQSTLLMLVSALAGRDNIMNAYNMAVEKEYRFFSFGDAMFIK